One Parasphingorhabdus cellanae genomic region harbors:
- a CDS encoding lysophospholipid acyltransferase family protein: MLAKIRSILFIPLFYGGSTPIIIMAFIVAVFSVRGTHYMAQLWSRYHYLCARLVLGIRVEIKGEIRNEPLLYVFKHESMFETIDLLRIFDKPVVIAKKELLVIPLWGWIAKKHGLLGIDRNGGGAAMRQIIKQAKKAVAEGRPIVIFAEGSRAHHGQRPELQTGFAGIYKLMGLPLVPVALDSGVISPRDTFVQKSGVITYAVQDEIEPGLDRDDIRDRVHNAINVLND; encoded by the coding sequence ATGCTAGCAAAGATCCGCTCAATCCTGTTCATTCCGCTATTCTACGGCGGATCGACACCGATCATCATCATGGCGTTTATCGTTGCGGTATTTTCGGTGCGCGGCACCCATTATATGGCGCAGCTATGGAGCCGCTATCACTATCTCTGTGCGCGCCTTGTTCTTGGCATACGCGTTGAGATCAAGGGCGAAATCCGCAACGAACCGCTGCTTTACGTCTTCAAGCATGAGAGCATGTTCGAAACGATCGACTTACTGCGGATTTTTGACAAGCCGGTCGTGATTGCCAAAAAGGAACTGCTGGTTATCCCGCTATGGGGCTGGATTGCCAAAAAGCACGGGCTTTTGGGTATCGACCGCAATGGCGGCGGCGCGGCGATGCGTCAGATCATTAAACAGGCCAAAAAAGCAGTCGCGGAAGGCCGTCCGATCGTTATTTTTGCAGAAGGAAGCCGCGCGCACCATGGGCAGCGACCGGAATTGCAGACAGGTTTTGCCGGTATCTACAAACTCATGGGCTTGCCGTTAGTGCCGGTAGCCCTCGACAGCGGGGTTATTTCGCCGCGCGATACATTTGTCCAGAAAAGCGGGGTCATTACTTACGCTGTGCAGGACGAGATTGAACCGGGTCTTGATCGCGATGATATTCGGGACCGCGTGCATAACGCGATTAATGTACTGAATGATTGA
- a CDS encoding OmpA family protein, producing MSDISKGSKITLMLATLAVAVPTSVSAQQDMPESESDITVTGLPPADLSGLPEGPEIEGFISARDADRMQVTSDNGSNTAITVAEATQIRASKGFLGIGRSELGADSLLNGLPVTVETVEWGDNLVASKIKLRNNDLKTASMIRNGTAQGFAEQTAATEALRGRVGDIDKYNIKGTTNVNFDTGKAVLSAQDKAELCNTAAQAEAMENSLLLVVGYTDSTGDYEFNQQLSEKRASRVVNYMQQACGWKPYRMLTPTGMAKADPIASNDTPEGKAQNRRVAVNIMVSKSVDGI from the coding sequence ATGAGTGACATTTCCAAAGGTTCGAAAATCACACTAATGCTTGCTACACTTGCTGTAGCAGTCCCGACCAGCGTGTCTGCGCAGCAGGACATGCCAGAGTCAGAGAGCGATATTACTGTAACCGGTTTACCTCCGGCTGATCTGTCCGGCTTGCCAGAAGGTCCAGAAATTGAAGGTTTTATTTCCGCGCGTGACGCTGACAGAATGCAAGTCACAAGCGATAACGGCAGCAATACGGCCATTACTGTTGCTGAAGCCACTCAAATCCGGGCGAGCAAAGGCTTTTTGGGCATTGGTCGCAGCGAACTTGGTGCCGATTCGCTGCTCAACGGTCTGCCAGTTACGGTGGAAACGGTAGAATGGGGCGATAACCTGGTGGCGAGCAAGATCAAGCTGCGTAACAACGACCTCAAAACCGCCAGCATGATCCGCAACGGTACCGCTCAGGGCTTTGCCGAACAAACAGCGGCAACCGAAGCACTGCGCGGCCGCGTCGGTGATATCGATAAGTATAATATTAAAGGCACGACAAATGTGAACTTTGATACAGGCAAGGCCGTGCTGTCCGCGCAGGATAAGGCCGAGCTGTGCAACACAGCTGCCCAAGCCGAAGCGATGGAAAACTCGCTATTGCTTGTTGTCGGTTATACGGACTCCACTGGAGACTATGAATTTAACCAACAGCTGAGTGAAAAGCGGGCCAGCCGTGTGGTCAACTATATGCAGCAAGCCTGCGGCTGGAAGCCGTATCGTATGCTGACGCCCACCGGGATGGCCAAAGCTGATCCGATTGCGAGCAATGACACCCCTGAAGGTAAGGCACAGAACCGCCGCGTTGCCGTGAATATCATGGTCAGCAAGAGCGTTGACGGCATATAA
- a CDS encoding prephenate/arogenate dehydrogenase family protein, with protein sequence MLPFASITIIGLGLIGSSIAHGVKASMPTARITGYDADPSVRARVQELGFCDDVADSAGAAVIDADLVLLCVPVGAMAAIAADMAEDLPEDAIISDVGSSKGNVIASLQAALPRARIIPAHPVAGTEHSGPDAGFATLFNDRWCILTPPDDAQEGDIERVRAFWEKLGANIEIMDAKHHDLVLAVTSHLPHLIAYTIVGTASDLEDVTRSEVIKYSAGGFRDFTRIAASDPTMWRDVFMSNKDAVLEMLQRFSEDLTALQRAIRWDKGDELFDLFTKTRAIRRRIIEEGQDDAAPDFGRSHE encoded by the coding sequence ATGCTGCCTTTTGCGAGTATCACGATTATCGGTCTTGGCCTGATCGGATCTTCCATTGCTCATGGCGTTAAGGCCAGCATGCCAACAGCGCGCATCACCGGCTATGACGCGGACCCGTCCGTTCGTGCACGCGTGCAAGAGCTTGGCTTTTGTGATGATGTTGCGGATAGCGCTGGCGCGGCAGTCATTGACGCCGATCTTGTCCTGCTGTGCGTGCCCGTTGGCGCCATGGCGGCAATTGCCGCGGACATGGCAGAAGACCTGCCCGAAGACGCGATTATCAGCGATGTCGGATCGTCCAAGGGCAATGTGATCGCTTCGCTGCAAGCCGCCCTGCCCCGTGCCCGGATCATTCCCGCGCATCCGGTGGCCGGAACCGAGCATAGCGGGCCGGACGCCGGTTTCGCGACGCTGTTCAACGACCGCTGGTGCATATTGACCCCGCCGGATGACGCGCAGGAAGGTGATATCGAACGCGTGCGCGCCTTCTGGGAAAAGCTGGGCGCGAATATCGAAATTATGGATGCAAAACATCATGATCTGGTGCTCGCGGTAACCAGCCATTTGCCGCATCTCATCGCCTATACGATTGTCGGTACCGCATCCGACCTTGAAGACGTCACGCGCAGCGAAGTGATCAAATATTCCGCCGGCGGTTTCCGCGACTTTACGCGGATCGCGGCGTCCGACCCCACCATGTGGCGCGATGTGTTCATGTCGAACAAGGATGCGGTGCTGGAAATGCTGCAGCGTTTTTCCGAAGACCTCACCGCCCTGCAACGCGCGATCCGCTGGGACAAGGGCGACGAACTGTTTGACCTCTTCACCAAAACCCGCGCCATCCGCCGCCGCATTATCGAAGAGGGCCAGGACGATGCCGCGCCCGACTTTGGCCGGAGTCACGAATAG
- the hisC gene encoding histidinol-phosphate transaminase, with protein sequence MGNQTPQPKDWILDIAAYVPGKAGSDDGKKLIKLSANENPLGCSPDATDAMKAAAASVDRYPDGGSNALRAAIGAKYGLDPARIICGTGSDDVLQLVANAFTGPGDEVIYVRYGFAVYEIAAKRYGGTPVVADDSDYGTDVDAILAKVTDRTKLIYLANPNNPTGTLIGAAEVQRLHDALPGSVLLVLDGAYAEYLESDEDDGALELAKTASNVLITRTFSKIHGLAAERIGWGYASAAIIDAMNRIRQPFNVTTAGQEAALAALADDDFIKNSRDHNRLWRDWMTSEIEALGNHGLRVIPSHTNFLLVLFEGALSAEAANNALMDKGYVVRWLPGQGLVNGLRITIGTKEENRGFMDALRGILEAAN encoded by the coding sequence ATGGGAAATCAAACACCACAGCCAAAAGACTGGATCCTGGACATAGCCGCTTATGTCCCCGGCAAAGCGGGCAGCGATGATGGAAAAAAGCTGATCAAATTGTCGGCCAATGAGAATCCGCTGGGGTGCAGCCCGGACGCGACCGATGCGATGAAAGCCGCTGCCGCCAGCGTGGATCGCTATCCCGATGGCGGTTCCAATGCCTTGCGCGCGGCCATAGGGGCCAAATATGGTCTCGATCCTGCGCGGATTATCTGTGGCACGGGTTCCGATGATGTGTTGCAACTGGTCGCCAACGCCTTCACCGGACCGGGCGATGAAGTCATCTATGTGCGCTATGGCTTTGCGGTCTATGAAATTGCCGCCAAGCGCTATGGCGGGACACCAGTGGTTGCCGATGACAGCGATTATGGCACAGATGTCGATGCGATACTCGCCAAGGTCACCGACAGGACCAAACTGATCTATCTGGCAAACCCCAATAATCCGACCGGTACATTAATCGGCGCGGCCGAGGTGCAGCGTCTGCATGACGCGCTGCCTGGCAGCGTTCTGCTGGTGCTGGATGGTGCCTATGCCGAATATTTGGAAAGCGATGAAGATGATGGCGCGCTGGAGCTGGCCAAAACGGCATCCAATGTCCTCATCACCCGAACCTTTTCCAAGATTCACGGGCTAGCCGCCGAACGCATTGGTTGGGGCTATGCTTCTGCGGCGATTATCGACGCGATGAACCGTATCCGGCAACCGTTTAATGTCACAACGGCTGGCCAGGAGGCTGCGCTGGCAGCATTGGCCGACGATGATTTCATAAAAAACAGCCGCGATCATAACCGCCTATGGCGAGACTGGATGACCAGCGAGATTGAAGCGCTGGGCAATCACGGGCTGCGGGTCATTCCCTCCCATACCAATTTCCTGCTGGTATTGTTTGAAGGCGCGCTCTCGGCAGAGGCAGCGAACAACGCTCTGATGGACAAAGGCTATGTTGTGCGCTGGCTGCCCGGACAGGGTCTCGTCAATGGGCTGCGCATCACCATCGGCACCAAAGAAGAAAACCGCGGCTTTATGGACGCCCTGCGCGGGATATTGGAAGCTGCCAACTGA
- the metX gene encoding homoserine O-acetyltransferase MetX, whose product MSEDARFGLDKSVRLLGPLPLDSGGELAPVELAYETYGALNADASNAVLICHALTMDQYVASTHPLTGKGGWWTDMVGPGKPVDTDRHFVICANVIGSCMGSSGPATINPATEKPWGMDFPVLTIADMVRAQALLLDHLGIACLHAVIGGSMGGMQAISWTALYPERVKSAVIIASAARHSAQNIAFHEVGRQAIMADPRWRGGAYYADDDPPSSGLAVARMAAHITYLSEAGLTEKFGRRLQDREAKTFGFDADFQVESYLRHQGISFVDRFDANSYLYITRAMDYFDLAEAHGGTLAHAFKGSKTRFCLISFDTDWLYPTSESRTIVHALNAAGAAASFVELSSAFGHDSFLLENPEMNRIVDGFLKAGESL is encoded by the coding sequence ATGAGTGAAGATGCGCGTTTTGGATTGGATAAAAGCGTCCGTTTGCTGGGCCCGTTGCCGCTGGATAGTGGCGGCGAACTGGCACCTGTGGAGCTTGCTTACGAGACTTATGGCGCGCTCAACGCGGATGCCAGCAATGCGGTTCTGATTTGCCACGCATTGACCATGGATCAATATGTGGCTTCCACCCACCCGCTTACCGGCAAAGGTGGCTGGTGGACGGATATGGTTGGTCCGGGGAAACCTGTCGATACCGACCGGCATTTCGTCATCTGCGCCAATGTGATTGGCAGCTGCATGGGCTCCTCCGGGCCTGCGACCATCAATCCCGCCACGGAAAAACCTTGGGGGATGGATTTTCCGGTGCTGACCATCGCCGATATGGTGCGCGCGCAGGCGTTGCTGCTCGACCATCTCGGCATTGCGTGCCTTCATGCCGTCATCGGCGGGTCGATGGGCGGAATGCAGGCGATAAGCTGGACCGCGCTTTATCCTGAACGGGTCAAATCAGCGGTGATTATCGCGTCTGCCGCGCGGCATTCGGCGCAAAATATCGCCTTTCACGAAGTCGGACGGCAAGCGATTATGGCCGACCCGCGCTGGCGCGGCGGGGCTTATTATGCCGATGATGATCCGCCGAGCAGCGGCCTCGCGGTGGCACGCATGGCCGCGCATATCACCTATTTGTCCGAAGCCGGTCTGACTGAAAAATTCGGTCGGCGCTTGCAGGACCGGGAGGCCAAGACATTCGGCTTCGATGCCGATTTTCAGGTCGAAAGCTATTTGCGGCATCAGGGGATCAGCTTTGTCGATCGCTTTGATGCGAACAGCTATCTCTATATCACACGGGCGATGGACTATTTTGATCTGGCCGAGGCTCATGGCGGTACGCTCGCGCATGCGTTCAAGGGATCCAAGACGCGTTTTTGTCTGATCAGCTTTGACACCGACTGGCTTTACCCCACCAGTGAATCGCGGACCATCGTGCATGCACTTAATGCAGCCGGGGCAGCGGCGAGCTTTGTCGAATTGTCGAGCGCCTTTGGCCATGACAGCTTCCTGCTCGAAAATCCCGAGATGAACCGGATTGTTGACGGGTTTTTGAAAGCGGGGGAGAGCCTGTGA
- the metW gene encoding methionine biosynthesis protein MetW — protein sequence MNKLRPDLQIIADNISPKARVLDIGCGDGALMAALRDQKQVDARGLEIEPANVASAVSKGLSVVQGDADTDLSAYPDGSFDYAILSQTLQTTHRPNAILEELLRIGKQAFVSFPNFAHWRVRMSLLVGGRMPVTRLLPQTWYDTPNIHHVTIDDFRALVRDANLTQQGEWFLSGDKQTSRAMANLLAEHAVFLLRR from the coding sequence GTGAACAAGCTTCGCCCTGATCTGCAGATTATCGCTGACAATATCAGCCCTAAAGCCCGTGTGCTCGATATTGGCTGCGGCGATGGCGCATTGATGGCGGCCTTGCGCGATCAAAAGCAGGTCGATGCGCGTGGTCTGGAAATTGAACCGGCCAATGTGGCCAGCGCCGTGAGCAAGGGCCTCTCTGTGGTGCAGGGCGATGCCGATACGGATCTGTCCGCCTATCCCGATGGCAGTTTCGACTATGCGATCCTGAGCCAGACATTGCAAACCACCCACCGGCCCAATGCTATTCTTGAAGAATTGCTGCGCATTGGCAAGCAGGCCTTTGTCAGCTTTCCGAATTTTGCCCATTGGCGCGTGCGCATGTCGCTGCTCGTCGGCGGCCGGATGCCGGTCACCCGGCTATTGCCGCAAACCTGGTATGACACGCCCAATATTCACCATGTGACGATTGATGATTTCCGTGCATTGGTGCGCGATGCCAATCTGACGCAGCAGGGGGAATGGTTCCTGAGCGGTGATAAACAGACGAGCCGGGCGATGGCTAATCTTCTCGCCGAACATGCGGTTTTCTTGTTGCGGCGGTAA